From the genome of Streptomyces sp. V1I1, one region includes:
- a CDS encoding ferrochelatase codes for MSDQRDPVPYDALLLLSFGGPEGPDDVVPFLENVTRGRGIPTERLKEVGQHYFLFGGVSPINDQNRALLDALRKDFAEHGLDLPVHWGNRNWAPYLTDTLREMVQDGHRRIAVLATSAYASYSGCRQYRENLADALATLEAEGLELPRVDKLRHYFNHPGFVRPMIEGVLKSLVDLPEEVRAGAHLAFTTHSVPKSAADASGPVDRHGEGGAYVRQHLEVARLIADAVREQTGVEHPWQLVYQSRSGAPHIPWLEPDICDHLEELHGSGAPAVVMVPIGFVSDHMEVLYDLDTEATAKASELGLPVRRSATVGADPRFAAAVRDLVLERAATERGLPAERCALGALGPSHDLCPVGCCPARAPKPAAAGADSPYA; via the coding sequence ATGTCGGATCAGCGTGACCCAGTCCCTTACGACGCCCTGCTGCTGCTCTCCTTCGGCGGTCCCGAAGGCCCGGACGACGTCGTCCCGTTCCTGGAGAACGTCACCCGGGGCCGCGGCATCCCCACGGAACGGCTCAAGGAGGTGGGGCAGCACTACTTCCTGTTCGGCGGGGTCAGTCCGATCAACGACCAGAACCGCGCCCTGCTGGACGCCCTGCGCAAGGACTTCGCCGAGCACGGCCTTGACCTGCCGGTGCACTGGGGCAACCGGAACTGGGCGCCGTATCTGACCGACACCCTGCGCGAGATGGTCCAGGACGGCCACCGTCGCATCGCCGTCCTCGCCACCAGCGCGTACGCCTCGTACTCCGGCTGCCGTCAGTACCGCGAGAACCTCGCGGACGCGCTGGCCACCCTGGAGGCGGAAGGGCTGGAACTGCCGCGCGTGGACAAGCTGCGGCACTACTTCAACCACCCCGGTTTCGTACGCCCCATGATCGAAGGCGTCCTCAAGTCGCTGGTGGACCTTCCCGAGGAGGTGCGCGCGGGGGCCCATCTCGCGTTCACCACGCACTCCGTCCCGAAGTCCGCGGCCGACGCGTCGGGCCCGGTCGACCGGCACGGCGAGGGCGGTGCGTATGTACGCCAGCACCTCGAGGTCGCCCGGCTGATCGCCGACGCCGTGCGCGAGCAGACAGGCGTCGAGCACCCCTGGCAGCTCGTCTACCAGTCGCGCAGCGGGGCCCCGCACATCCCGTGGCTGGAGCCGGACATCTGTGACCACCTGGAGGAGCTGCACGGCTCCGGCGCGCCCGCGGTGGTGATGGTGCCCATCGGCTTCGTCTCCGACCACATGGAGGTCCTGTACGACCTTGACACCGAGGCCACCGCGAAGGCCAGCGAGCTGGGGCTGCCCGTGCGGCGTTCGGCGACGGTCGGCGCCGACCCGCGGTTCGCCGCCGCGGTGCGCGACCTCGTCCTTGAGCGGGCCGCGACGGAGCGTGGCCTGCCCGCCGAGCGCTGTGCGCTGGGGGCGCTCGGCCCCTCGCACGACCTCTGTCCGGTCGGCTGCTGCCCGGCCCGGGCGCCGAAGCCCGCGGCCGCCGGCGCCGACAGCCCTTACGCGTAA
- a CDS encoding MFS transporter, with protein sequence MPSPYRAIFAAPGSKGFSAAGFFGRMPLSMMGIGIVTMISQITGRYGLAGALAATLAMSAAVLGPQISRLVDRHGQAKVLRPATLASVAAVAGLLVCAQQDAADWTLFVFSAAAGCVPSVGSMTRARWAEIYRGSPRELHTAYSWESIVDEVCFIFGPIISIGLSTAWFPEAGPLLAAAFLIVGVFWLTAQRATEPVPHPREHHTGGSALRSPGLQVLVATFVATGAIFGAVDVVTVAFAEEQGHKAAASLVLAVYALGSCLAGAVFGLLHLKGSASRRWLVGVCAMAVSMIPLQLAGNLPFLAVALFVAGLSVAPTMVTTMALIEAHVPRTNLTEGMTWTSTGLAVGVALGSSAAGWVVDASGADAGYVVPAVAGALAAAVAFLGYRRLRRPVPTREGQREREYEDGAQHVA encoded by the coding sequence TTGCCCAGTCCGTACCGCGCCATCTTCGCCGCCCCAGGCAGCAAGGGGTTCTCCGCCGCAGGCTTCTTCGGCCGGATGCCGCTGTCCATGATGGGCATCGGCATCGTGACCATGATTTCCCAGATCACAGGGCGCTACGGACTCGCGGGCGCGCTCGCGGCGACGCTCGCGATGTCGGCCGCGGTGCTCGGCCCGCAGATCTCCCGGCTGGTAGACCGGCACGGTCAGGCCAAGGTGCTGCGCCCGGCCACCCTCGCCTCGGTGGCGGCCGTCGCGGGCCTGCTGGTCTGCGCCCAGCAAGACGCCGCGGACTGGACGCTGTTCGTCTTCTCCGCGGCCGCGGGCTGTGTGCCGAGCGTGGGCTCGATGACCCGCGCCCGGTGGGCCGAGATCTACCGGGGTTCGCCGCGCGAGCTGCACACCGCGTATTCGTGGGAGTCGATCGTCGACGAGGTGTGCTTCATCTTCGGGCCGATCATCTCCATCGGGCTCTCCACCGCCTGGTTCCCCGAGGCGGGCCCGCTGCTCGCAGCCGCGTTCCTGATCGTCGGCGTCTTCTGGCTGACCGCGCAGCGCGCCACCGAGCCGGTGCCGCATCCGCGCGAGCACCACACCGGCGGCTCCGCACTGCGCTCCCCCGGACTGCAGGTGCTGGTGGCCACCTTCGTGGCGACGGGCGCGATCTTCGGCGCGGTCGACGTCGTCACGGTGGCCTTCGCGGAGGAGCAGGGGCACAAGGCCGCGGCGAGCCTGGTCCTCGCGGTGTACGCGCTCGGCTCCTGCCTCGCCGGAGCGGTCTTCGGACTGCTCCACCTCAAGGGCTCGGCCTCCCGAAGGTGGCTGGTGGGAGTGTGTGCGATGGCCGTGAGTATGATCCCCCTCCAACTGGCCGGGAACCTTCCCTTCCTGGCCGTGGCGCTCTTTGTCGCGGGCCTGTCCGTCGCACCCACGATGGTGACCACGATGGCCCTGATCGAAGCGCACGTACCGCGCACCAACCTGACCGAGGGCATGACCTGGACCAGTACCGGGCTCGCGGTCGGAGTGGCGCTCGGCTCCTCGGCCGCCGGCTGGGTGGTCGACGCGTCGGGAGCGGACGCGGGGTACGTGGTGCCCGCCGTTGCGGGAGCGCTCGCGGCCGCGGTGGCGTTCCTGGGGTACCGCCGGCTGCGCAGGCCGGTGCCGACGCGGGAGGGGCAGCGTGAGCGGGAGTACGAAGACGGGGCGCAGCACGTGGCGTAA
- a CDS encoding D-arabinono-1,4-lactone oxidase: MSGSTKTGRSTWRNWAGNVTARPVREVSPASAEELAAAVRKAAEDGFKVKAVGTGHSFTAAAATDGVLIRPELLAGIRDIDRTAMTVTVEAGTTLKRLNAALAREGLSLTNMGDIMDQTVAGATSTGTHGTGRESASIAAQIRALELVTADGSVLTCSEKENPDVFAAARIGLGALGVVSAIAFAVEPVFLLTAREEPMAFDKVTAEFDALFAENEHFEFYWFPHTGNCNTKRNNRSAGPAAPPGQISGWIEDELLSNGLFQVVNSLGRAVPATIPTVAKISSRALSARTYTDIPYKVFTSPRRVRFVEMEYALPREATVGALREVKAMIERSPLRVSFPVEVRTAPADDIALSTASGRESAYIAVHLYKGTPYQSYFTAVERIMTAHGGRPHWGKVHTRDAEYFTEVYPRFGEFTALRDRLDPERLFGNDYLRRVLGD, encoded by the coding sequence GTGAGCGGGAGTACGAAGACGGGGCGCAGCACGTGGCGTAACTGGGCGGGGAATGTCACCGCCCGTCCGGTACGGGAGGTCTCGCCCGCCTCCGCCGAGGAACTCGCCGCCGCCGTACGGAAGGCGGCCGAGGACGGCTTCAAGGTGAAGGCCGTCGGCACGGGCCACTCCTTCACCGCCGCCGCGGCCACCGACGGGGTGCTGATACGGCCCGAACTGCTGGCCGGGATCCGGGACATCGACCGTACGGCCATGACCGTCACCGTCGAGGCGGGCACTACGCTCAAGCGGCTGAACGCGGCCCTCGCCCGTGAGGGGCTCTCGCTCACGAACATGGGCGACATCATGGATCAGACGGTGGCGGGCGCGACCTCCACCGGCACGCACGGCACTGGCCGCGAATCGGCCTCGATCGCCGCCCAGATCAGGGCACTTGAGCTGGTCACGGCGGACGGCTCGGTGCTGACCTGCTCCGAGAAGGAGAATCCGGACGTCTTCGCGGCGGCCCGGATCGGGCTCGGCGCGCTCGGCGTCGTCAGCGCGATCGCCTTCGCCGTGGAGCCGGTCTTTCTGCTGACGGCCCGCGAGGAGCCGATGGCCTTCGACAAGGTCACCGCCGAATTCGACGCGCTCTTCGCCGAGAACGAGCACTTCGAGTTCTACTGGTTCCCGCACACCGGCAATTGCAACACCAAGCGCAACAACCGCAGCGCGGGCCCCGCCGCCCCGCCCGGACAGATCAGCGGCTGGATCGAGGACGAGCTGCTTTCCAACGGCCTCTTCCAGGTGGTCAATTCGCTCGGCCGGGCGGTCCCCGCGACCATCCCGACGGTCGCCAAGATCTCCAGCCGCGCCCTCTCCGCCCGTACGTACACGGACATCCCCTACAAGGTCTTCACATCTCCGCGCCGGGTGCGGTTCGTGGAGATGGAGTACGCGCTTCCGCGGGAGGCGACGGTCGGCGCGCTGCGCGAGGTGAAGGCGATGATCGAGCGCTCGCCGCTGCGCGTCAGCTTCCCGGTGGAGGTGCGGACGGCCCCGGCCGACGACATCGCGCTCTCGACGGCCTCGGGCCGGGAGAGCGCGTACATAGCCGTGCACCTCTACAAGGGCACGCCGTACCAGTCGTACTTCACCGCGGTGGAACGGATCATGACCGCGCACGGCGGCCGGCCGCACTGGGGCAAGGTGCACACGCGAGACGCGGAGTACTTCACGGAGGTGTATCCGCGGTTCGGTGAATTCACGGCGCTGCGCGACCGGCTGGACCCTGAGCGGCTGTTCGGCAATGACTATCTGCGGCGAGTTCTGGGCGACTGA
- the sepH gene encoding septation protein SepH, translating to MPELRVVAVSNDGTRLVLKAADSTEYTLPIDERLRAAVRNDRARLGQIEIEVESHLRPRDIQARIRAGASAEEVAQLAGIPVDRVRRFEGPVLAERAFMAERARKTPVRRPGENTGPQLGEAVQERLTLRGAEKDTAQWDSWRRDDGTWEVLLVYRVAGEPHSASWTYDPPRRLVQAVDDEARALIGETDDTIASQEPSFPFVPRIARLPRDRPLDRALDRQMERPPVPSAEPEEGGGERDSLTSLLEAVPSFRGDMVVPERPAPPEPPATEPVQEPEAEEPVAPAASAGAGSAYADVLMPRSVAGHRDRLTGTTDRQAEADGVRPGRRAAVPSWDEIVFGTRRKKQD from the coding sequence ATGCCCGAACTGCGTGTCGTGGCCGTCTCCAACGACGGCACACGACTGGTGCTCAAGGCTGCGGACAGCACGGAGTACACGCTTCCGATTGACGAGCGGCTGCGCGCTGCCGTGCGCAATGACCGTGCCCGCCTCGGCCAGATCGAGATCGAGGTGGAGAGCCATCTCCGCCCTCGAGACATCCAGGCACGTATACGCGCCGGAGCCTCCGCCGAGGAGGTCGCGCAGCTCGCCGGCATTCCGGTCGACCGGGTGCGGCGCTTCGAAGGACCCGTGCTCGCCGAGCGCGCGTTCATGGCGGAGCGGGCGCGCAAGACTCCCGTACGCCGTCCCGGCGAGAACACCGGGCCGCAGCTCGGCGAGGCGGTGCAGGAACGGCTGACGCTGCGCGGCGCCGAGAAGGACACCGCGCAGTGGGACTCCTGGCGCCGGGACGACGGCACTTGGGAAGTGCTGCTGGTCTACCGGGTGGCGGGCGAGCCGCACTCGGCGAGCTGGACGTACGACCCGCCGCGGCGGCTCGTCCAGGCAGTCGACGACGAGGCGCGCGCGCTGATCGGCGAGACGGACGACACGATCGCGTCGCAGGAGCCGAGCTTTCCGTTCGTACCGCGCATCGCACGGCTGCCGCGGGACCGTCCGCTGGACCGCGCGCTCGACCGTCAGATGGAGCGCCCGCCCGTGCCGTCGGCCGAGCCGGAGGAGGGCGGCGGGGAGCGGGACTCCCTGACGAGCCTGCTGGAGGCGGTGCCGAGCTTCCGGGGCGACATGGTCGTGCCCGAGCGGCCCGCACCGCCGGAGCCTCCTGCGACCGAGCCCGTCCAGGAGCCCGAGGCGGAAGAGCCGGTCGCTCCGGCGGCCTCGGCGGGCGCGGGTTCGGCGTACGCGGACGTGCTCATGCCGCGCTCGGTGGCGGGCCACCGCGACCGCCTGACCGGCACGACGGACAGGCAGGCGGAGGCGGACGGCGTCCGCCCGGGGCGCCGCGCGGCGGTGCCCAGCTGGGACGAGATCGTGTTCGGCACGCGCCGCAAGAAGCAGGACTAG
- a CDS encoding sulfurtransferase, with amino-acid sequence MNPIVSATDLASELAGFRPPVLLDIRWQLGGPHGRPGYEAGHIPGAVFVDLDAELAGPPGDGGRHPLPDPEAFGAAMRRAGVSAGSPVVAYDGGQGWAAARAWWLLRWTGHTDVRVLDGGLAVWTGPLETETPTPAEGTFTPAPGALPLLDADAAAALARSGILLDARAAERYRGDVEPIDRVGGHIPGAISAPTTENVDQEGHFLPPGELAARFTKLGASETTPEVGVYCGSGVSGAHEALALAIAGFTPALYAGSWSQWSRDESRPVATGPQPG; translated from the coding sequence ATGAACCCCATCGTTTCCGCGACCGATCTCGCGAGCGAGCTTGCCGGATTCCGCCCTCCGGTGCTCCTGGACATCCGCTGGCAGCTGGGCGGGCCGCACGGGCGGCCGGGCTACGAGGCCGGGCACATCCCCGGCGCGGTCTTCGTCGACCTGGACGCGGAACTGGCCGGCCCGCCCGGCGACGGCGGCCGCCACCCGCTGCCGGACCCGGAGGCCTTCGGCGCGGCGATGCGCAGGGCGGGCGTTTCGGCCGGCTCGCCGGTTGTTGCGTACGACGGCGGCCAGGGCTGGGCGGCGGCCCGCGCCTGGTGGCTCTTGCGCTGGACGGGCCACACGGACGTACGGGTCCTGGACGGCGGCCTCGCCGTGTGGACGGGACCCCTGGAGACCGAGACCCCCACCCCCGCCGAGGGCACCTTCACCCCCGCACCGGGCGCGCTCCCGCTCCTGGACGCCGACGCGGCGGCGGCCCTGGCCCGCTCGGGCATCCTCCTGGACGCACGCGCGGCTGAGCGCTACCGGGGCGACGTCGAGCCGATCGACCGGGTGGGCGGCCACATCCCGGGCGCGATCTCGGCCCCGACGACGGAAAACGTCGACCAGGAAGGCCACTTCCTCCCGCCCGGGGAACTCGCAGCCCGCTTCACCAAGCTGGGAGCCTCCGAGACCACACCCGAGGTGGGCGTCTACTGCGGCTCCGGCGTCTCGGGCGCGCACGAGGCACTGGCCCTGGCCATCGCGGGCTTCACCCCGGCGCTGTACGCGGGCTCCTGGTCGCAGTGGTCCAGGGACGAATCCCGACCGGTGGCGACGGGCCCCCAACCGGGCTGA
- a CDS encoding VOC family protein, whose product MTEATRHTPGAPCWVSLMVHSLDATQAFYAELFGWEFAPGPQQLGPYVRALLDGKEVAGIGRLPADRHLGVAWTPYLATDDADATVEKIRSYGGTVGVGPLDAEDAGRLAIVTDPAGAVFGIWQRGALSGTAVYGTHGTPVWEELLTTETASVSKFYQAVFGYELEPVVPADFDYVTLHLDGHPVAALHGVGHALPRDRGTHWMTYFEVEDTDEAARRVMELGGHVLQPPRDDAGGRTATVADPEGAVFTIVRTAGR is encoded by the coding sequence ATGACCGAGGCGACTCGGCACACACCCGGCGCGCCCTGCTGGGTGAGCTTGATGGTGCACAGCCTTGACGCGACCCAGGCCTTCTACGCAGAGCTGTTCGGCTGGGAGTTCGCACCCGGCCCGCAGCAGCTCGGGCCGTACGTCCGCGCGTTGCTGGACGGCAAGGAGGTCGCGGGCATCGGCCGGCTGCCGGCCGACCGGCATCTCGGGGTCGCCTGGACGCCGTACCTGGCGACCGACGACGCGGACGCGACCGTCGAAAAGATCAGGAGCTACGGCGGCACGGTCGGCGTCGGCCCGCTGGACGCAGAGGACGCGGGCCGGCTGGCCATCGTGACCGACCCGGCGGGCGCGGTCTTCGGCATCTGGCAGCGGGGCGCCCTCAGCGGCACCGCCGTGTACGGCACACACGGCACACCGGTCTGGGAAGAGCTGCTGACCACGGAGACCGCTTCGGTCAGCAAGTTCTACCAGGCGGTCTTCGGCTACGAGCTGGAGCCGGTCGTCCCGGCCGACTTCGACTATGTGACGCTGCACCTGGATGGGCATCCGGTGGCCGCCCTGCACGGCGTGGGCCATGCCCTGCCGCGCGACCGGGGCACGCACTGGATGACGTACTTCGAGGTCGAGGACACCGACGAGGCCGCACGCCGGGTCATGGAGCTCGGCGGGCATGTGCTGCAGCCACCGAGGGACGATGCCGGCGGGCGGACCGCGACCGTCGCGGACCCGGAGGGTGCCGTCTTCACGATCGTACGGACGGCTGGTCGCTGA
- a CDS encoding thymidine kinase, with the protein MPELVFFSGTMDCGKSTLALQIEHNRSARGLQGMIFTRDDRAGEGKLSSRLGLVTDAVEAAEGFDFYGYLVAHLSKGGRCDYVIADEAQFLAPEQIDQLARVVDDLDLDVFAFGITTDFRSKLFPGSQRLVELADRVEVLQVEALCWCGARATHNARTVGGVMVVEGAQVVVGDVNQSPDEIGYEVLCRRHHRRRMTAATARAAALSPDVLPVEVADVSDQPSVRS; encoded by the coding sequence ATGCCCGAGCTGGTGTTCTTCTCCGGAACGATGGACTGCGGAAAGAGCACCCTCGCTCTTCAGATCGAGCACAACCGGTCCGCGCGCGGCCTCCAGGGCATGATCTTCACGCGCGACGACCGCGCGGGCGAGGGCAAGCTCTCCTCCCGGCTCGGCCTGGTCACCGACGCGGTCGAGGCCGCGGAGGGCTTCGACTTCTACGGGTATCTCGTCGCCCATCTCTCCAAGGGCGGACGCTGCGACTACGTCATCGCCGACGAGGCACAGTTCCTCGCGCCGGAGCAGATCGACCAGCTCGCGCGCGTTGTGGACGACCTCGACCTGGACGTCTTCGCCTTCGGCATCACCACCGACTTCCGCTCCAAGCTCTTCCCCGGCTCTCAGCGGCTCGTCGAACTCGCAGACCGGGTCGAGGTGCTTCAGGTCGAGGCGCTGTGCTGGTGCGGCGCGCGGGCTACGCACAACGCCCGTACCGTCGGCGGGGTGATGGTCGTCGAAGGCGCCCAGGTCGTCGTCGGCGACGTCAACCAGTCGCCGGACGAGATCGGTTACGAGGTACTGTGCCGGCGCCACCACCGGCGGCGGATGACCGCCGCCACCGCCCGCGCCGCCGCGCTCTCCCCGGACGTCCTGCCGGTCGAGGTCGCCGACGTCAGCGACCAGCCGTCCGTACGATCGTGA
- a CDS encoding alkaline phosphatase family protein — MAQPAAQPPWPDDPVPPPAPSAWGYPHLAPLALDTAPVPDYGTGSLADLLPTLAAGQGVPGLTQSIPELTPADRNCVFLIDGLGWEQIKAHPDEAPYLTSLLATSRGGTGRPITAGFPATTATSLASVGTGLPPGAHGLPGYTARNPETGELMNQLRWKPYTDPRIWQPYPTVFQLAHAAGVHTAQVSSPTFQHTPLTKIALSGGSFLGRLSGEERMDLAAEQLAAGDRSLVYTYYSDVDGKGHRFGVDSDAWRGQLMYVDRLVQRLAEQLPPRAALYVTADHGMIDIPFDEQSRIDFDEDWELRAGVALLGGEGRARHVYAVPGAESDVLAVWREVLGEQFWVASRDEAIAAGWFGARVDERVFGRIGDVVAAAHDDVVITASVNEPHESMMVGMHGSMTPIEQLVPLFEVRS, encoded by the coding sequence ATGGCCCAGCCCGCAGCTCAGCCCCCGTGGCCGGACGACCCCGTTCCTCCCCCAGCGCCTTCGGCCTGGGGGTACCCCCATCTCGCTCCGCTCGCTCTCGACACCGCGCCCGTCCCCGATTACGGCACCGGATCGCTCGCCGATCTGCTGCCGACGCTCGCCGCGGGCCAGGGGGTGCCGGGCCTGACCCAGTCCATCCCCGAGCTCACCCCCGCCGACCGGAACTGCGTGTTCCTGATCGACGGCCTCGGCTGGGAGCAGATCAAGGCCCACCCGGACGAGGCCCCGTATCTCACCTCGCTGCTCGCCACCTCGCGGGGCGGCACGGGACGGCCGATAACCGCCGGATTCCCCGCCACCACCGCCACCTCACTGGCCTCTGTCGGCACCGGCCTGCCGCCCGGCGCGCACGGACTGCCCGGCTACACCGCGCGCAACCCGGAGACCGGCGAGCTGATGAACCAGCTGCGCTGGAAGCCGTACACAGATCCGAGGATCTGGCAGCCGTACCCCACCGTCTTCCAGCTGGCCCACGCGGCGGGCGTGCACACCGCGCAGGTGTCGTCGCCGACCTTCCAGCACACTCCGCTCACCAAGATCGCGCTGAGCGGCGGCAGCTTCCTCGGCCGGCTCTCCGGCGAGGAGCGGATGGACCTCGCGGCGGAGCAACTCGCCGCGGGAGACCGCTCGTTGGTCTACACGTACTACAGCGACGTGGACGGCAAGGGCCACCGCTTCGGCGTCGACTCCGATGCCTGGCGCGGCCAGCTCATGTACGTCGACCGGCTGGTGCAGCGTCTCGCCGAGCAGCTCCCGCCCCGCGCGGCCCTGTATGTCACTGCCGACCACGGCATGATCGACATCCCCTTCGACGAGCAGTCGCGCATCGACTTCGACGAGGACTGGGAGCTGCGCGCGGGAGTCGCCCTGCTGGGCGGCGAGGGCCGGGCCCGCCATGTCTACGCCGTGCCCGGTGCCGAGTCCGATGTGCTCGCAGTCTGGCGCGAGGTGCTCGGCGAGCAGTTCTGGGTGGCGAGCCGGGACGAGGCGATCGCCGCCGGCTGGTTCGGCGCGCGGGTCGACGAGCGGGTGTTCGGGCGGATCGGCGATGTCGTCGCCGCGGCCCACGACGACGTGGTGATCACCGCATCCGTCAATGAGCCGCACGAGTCGATGATGGTGGGGATGCACGGCTCGATGACCCCCATCGAGCAGCTCGTCCCGCTCTTCGAAGTACGCTCATAA
- a CDS encoding DUF5998 family protein, whose translation MAKTGTTTQGLRAAIERSGYYPALVAEAVEAAVGGEQIASYLVHQETTFDANEVRRHVTVLVLTANRFIVSHTDEQAADSSSPTPYATTSTESVKLGRISSVVVSRVVANPESYTPGTLPREVVLTIGWGAVSRLDLEPAACGDPNCEADHGYTGNSTADDLSLRVSEAGDGPDAVRQTLAFAQALSEATAATR comes from the coding sequence ATGGCGAAGACCGGTACGACGACCCAGGGGCTGCGCGCGGCGATCGAGCGCAGCGGCTACTACCCGGCCCTCGTGGCCGAGGCGGTGGAGGCCGCTGTCGGTGGCGAGCAGATCGCGTCGTACCTGGTGCACCAGGAGACCACGTTCGACGCGAACGAAGTGCGCCGCCATGTCACCGTCCTCGTCCTGACGGCCAACCGCTTCATCGTCAGCCACACCGACGAGCAGGCCGCCGACTCGTCCTCCCCGACGCCGTACGCCACCACCTCCACCGAATCGGTCAAGCTCGGCCGGATCTCGTCTGTCGTGGTCAGCCGCGTCGTCGCCAACCCCGAGTCGTACACTCCCGGCACCCTGCCCCGCGAGGTCGTCCTCACTATCGGCTGGGGCGCCGTATCCCGCCTCGACCTGGAGCCCGCGGCCTGCGGCGACCCCAACTGCGAGGCGGACCACGGCTACACCGGCAACTCCACCGCCGACGACCTGAGCCTGCGCGTCAGCGAGGCCGGCGACGGCCCGGACGCCGTCCGCCAGACGCTCGCCTTCGCCCAGGCGCTCTCCGAAGCCACGGCAGCCACGCGCTGA